In the Octopus bimaculoides isolate UCB-OBI-ISO-001 chromosome 18, ASM119413v2, whole genome shotgun sequence genome, one interval contains:
- the LOC106881517 gene encoding uncharacterized protein LOC106881517, translating into MEQKIDWQATATVLFWIILQLISFQLMFPISMTFAFAKNSPVFFGLCFIPALIEIIILLTIIKMEIPKQSKAVLEGAIIGYFSHFFATFFENYLNAFPLHKKSNVVLIFISLQPFLSLILNKLFLGILLPAVQIVAVLILTIGALGILFITGSTTHLNQMDVTMGLAVVVLFICRNIAMKHIYLENINLHTRCNTKIISFLVISFLLVGIIGSAYNPSMKLDFFKTLLATSVHTVFTILMLTNFLKKYTTVMVAIFSMLSQFLCQNEVKDILLLFRNVKLFLLVSLCVCSVVIYIMSTYKFTEQSEFTVRPNDRYTRLEFTVFIVIILALFFYFLPLKVSSRDIKNFKHFGFNSVLRIF; encoded by the exons AT GGAGCAGAAAATAGACTGGCAGGCTACGGCTACAGTTTTATTCTGGATTATTCTTCAACTAATTTCATTCCAATTAATGTTTCCAATTTCCATGACTTTTGCATTCGCCAAAAACAGTCCAGTATTTTTTGGACTCTGCTTCATACCTGctctaatagaaataataatattactgaCTATTATCAAAATGGAAATTCCAAAACAAAGCAAGGCTGTTCTTGAAGGTGCCATCATTGGATATTTTTCCCATTTCTTTGCAACGTTCTTTGAGAATTATTTAAATGCATTTCCTTTACATAAGAAATCTAATGTagtgttaatatttatttcactgcAGCCTTTCCTCTCTTTAATATTGAACAAACTTTTCCTCGGAATTTTATTGCCAGCTGTACAAATCGTGGCGGTGTTGATATTAACCATCGGAGCTCTCGGCATCTTATTCATCACTGGATCTACTACACACCTGAATCAGATGGATGTTACCATGGGGCTGGCAGTGGTCGTACTTTTTATCTGCCGTAACATTGCTATGAAACACATTTATCTAGAAAACATAAATTTACACACTCGCTGCAACACCAAAATCATATCATTCCTCGTCATATCATTTCTTTTAGTGGGCATTATCGGATCAGCTTACAATCCTAGTATGAAGCTTGATTTCTTTAAGACCCTGCTAGCCACTTCTGTACATACTGTGTTTACGATTCTAATGCTGACAAATTTTCTTAAGAAATACACCACTGTCATGGTGGCTATCTTTTCTATGTTGTCTCAATTCCTCTGCCAAAATGAAGTCAAGGATATTCTACTATTATTCCGAAATGTCAAGTTGTTCCTCTTGGTGTCACTATGTGTTTGCAGTGTGGTTATTTACATCATGTCAACTTATAAATTTACAGAACAGAGTGAATTTACag TTCGACCAAATGATCGGTACACACGCTTGGAATTCACAGTGTTTATAGTGATTATACTTGCTCTGTTTTTCTACTTTCTTCCACTGAAAGTCAGTTCTCGTGACATAAAGAACTTCAAACACTTTGGATTCAATTCAGTTTTGCGAATATTTTAA